The genomic window AGGCTGATAGCTCCCTTGCTGAGTGTTTTGCCTCTGCTGGTATCCTCCTTGCTGGTTGTTTGAGTAGGACTTttgctggtagttgttgtactgaaagttaggtTCCTTTCTGTACCAagaaccattgttgttgatgaagcacaGGTCTTCTTGTCCTTCcaaaccatcaacctcattaATCTTGGGAGGAATCTCTTGAATAGGACCACCCACAAAGTTGACCTGCTCTTGTTTAGCTTGGTTAAAAAGAAGCAAGTTCATCTTCTCCTGCAGGGACTTGATCTCTCTCTTTGTCTGTTGATCATCATTTCTGTTGACCCTATCATGCTCCTCGCTGTAGACTGAGTCGCTCTTAGCCATGTTCTCCACCAgttcctctgcttcttcttcagttctccacaagaagaaaccattgctggcAGTATCAAGCCTGTTTCTGCACTGTGGTAAGGCTCCTCTATAGAAGGTGCTAAGCAAGCTCTCCTTGCTGAAACCATGATGAGGGCATTGAGACCAATAAcccttgaacctctcccatgCTTCACTGAAGCTCTCTAGACCTTTTTGTTGAAATCCGGAGATTTCGTTCCTGATTTTAGTTGTCCTTGAAGTAGAGAAAAACATTTCTAGGAAAGCTCTCTTGCAATCTTCC from Brassica oleracea var. oleracea cultivar TO1000 unplaced genomic scaffold, BOL UnpScaffold04238, whole genome shotgun sequence includes these protein-coding regions:
- the LOC106321966 gene encoding uncharacterized protein LOC106321966, with product MFFSTSRTTKIRNEISGFQQKGLESFSEAWERFKGYWSQCPHHGFSKESLLSTFYRGALPQCRNRLDTASNGFFLWRTEEEAEELVENMAKSDSVYSEEHDRVNRNDDQQTKREIKSLQEKMNLLLFNQAKQEQVNFVGGPIQEIPPKINEVDGLEGQEDLCFINNNGSWYRKEPNFQYNNYQQKSYSNNQQGGYQQRQNTQQGSYQPRQNTPPGFNNINNQSTQAQGSSSQAPASDTSVDAMFKKLLDFQAKNEKTMGYEFTKIHSKIDGSYNELNNKIRHLENQFASMNSQPSHQQG